A genomic region of Macaca thibetana thibetana isolate TM-01 chromosome 14, ASM2454274v1, whole genome shotgun sequence contains the following coding sequences:
- the LOC126934757 gene encoding tripartite motif-containing protein 43, with amino-acid sequence MDSDFSHAFQKELICVICSNYLVDPVTICCGHSFCRPCLCISWEEAQSPANCPACREPSRKQDFKTNILLKNLVTIARKASLWQFLSSEKQICGTHRETKKMFCDVEKSLLCLLCSNSQEHGAHTHYPIEGAAEEHREKLLEQMRILWKKIQENQRNLNEERRTALLWRGDVVLRAQMIRNEYRKLHPVLHREEKQHLERLNKEYQEIFQQLQRSWVNMDQKSKHLKEMYQELMKMCHKPDVELLQDLGDIVARSESVLLHMPQPVNPELTVGPITGLVDRLNRFRVEIAFTWEVTNHNIRLFGDVRRLMFRRGSLNSDRSDYFAAWGTWVFSSGKHYWELDVDSSWDWALGVCKDSWMRKNSTMVTSKDIFLLLCVKVDNRFSLLTTSPLFPHYVEKPLGRVGVFLDFEAGSVSFLNVTRSSLIWSYPAGSLNFPVRPFFSTGHR; translated from the exons ATGGACTCAGACTTCTCACATGCCTTCCAGAAGGAACTCATCTGTGTCATCTGTTCGAACTACCTGGTAGACCCTGTCACCATctgctgtgggcacagcttctgTAGGCCCTGTCTCTGCATTTCCTGGGAAGAAGCCCAAAGTCCTGCCAACTGCCCTGCATGCCGCGAACCATCACGGAAACAGGACTTCAAAACCAATATTCTTCTGAAGAATTTAGTGACCATCGCGAGAAAAGCCAGTCTCTGGCAATTCCTGAGCTCTGAGAAACAAATATGTGGGACCCATAGGGAAACAAAGAAGATGTTCTGTGACGTGGAAAAGAGTCTGCTCTGTTTGCTGTGCTCCAACTCTCAGGAGCACGGGGCTCACACACACTATCCCATTGAAGGGGCCGCTGAGGAACACCGG GAGAAGCTCTTAGAGCAAATGAGGATTTTATGGAAAAAGAttcaagaaaatcagagaaatcTAAATGAGGAGAGAAGAACAGCCCTCCTCTGGAGG GGTGATGTGGTTTTACGGGCACAGATGATCAGGAATGAGTATAGGAAGCTGCATCCAGTTCTCCATAGGGAAGAAAAACAACATCTAGAGAGACTGAACAAGGAGTACCAAGAGATTTTTCAGCAACTCCAGAGAAGTTGGGTCAACATGGATCAAAAGAGTAAACACTTGAAAGAAATGTATCAGGAACTAATGAAAATGTGTCATAAACCAGATGTGGAGCTGCTCCAG GATTTGGGAGACATCGTGGCAAG GAGTGAGTCTGTGCTGCTGCACATGCCGCAGCCTGTCAATCCAGAGCTCACTGTAGGGCCCATCACTGGACTGGTGGACAGGCTCAACCGCTTCCGAG TGGAAATTGCCTTCACTTGGGAAGTCACCAATCACAATATCAGGCTGTTTGGGGATGTGAGAAGATTGATGTTTAGACGTGGATCTTTGAATTCTGACAGATCTGACTATTTTGCTGCATGGGGAACCTGGGTCTTCTCCTCTGGGAAACACTACTGGGAGCTGGATGTGGACAGCTCTTGGGACTGGGCTCTGGGAGTCTGTAAGGACTCCTGGATGAGGAAGAATAGCACAATGGTTACATCTAAggacatatttcttcttttgtgcgTGAAGGTGGATAATCGTTTCAGTCTCTTGACCACCTCCCCATTGTTTCCTCACTATGTAGAGAAACCTCTGGGCCGGGTTGGTGTGTTTCTTGATTTTGAAGCTGGAAGTGTGAGTTTTTTGAATGTCACCAGGAGTTCCCTCATATGGAGTTACCCGGCTGGCTCCTTAAATTTTCCTGTCAGGCCTTTCTTTTCCACTGGCCACAGATGA